Proteins encoded within one genomic window of Camelina sativa cultivar DH55 chromosome 19, Cs, whole genome shotgun sequence:
- the LOC104767869 gene encoding F-box protein At1g11270-like has protein sequence MSKKRIGSKLVSNRHRSIVDSLPHDVVALILEKLPVKPLLRLRSVSKLWKSTIESRPFMERQLINRRQSQGPDVLMVRLNYYRDDGRNPDSRKIVLGSSTQVCTATFPVSGSMFCYDSCDGLVCVYCIYKPSVVVNPLTRWHRTFHLSYCQQLHIQKYERKEFELPSPKLGFGKDTVKGTFKPVWLYNSSEFGLDNATTCEVFDFSTNAWRFVVPTSPYRINAHHKPVYLDGSLYWFTECKEPEVLSFNLHTETFQVVCKAPFAYRCDPLQLTMCVLHDRLCVSEKKWPTQVIWSFDSSGSGNKTWKKLCSIDLTLTLSWFKKPALALSPIAILEKKRLLLQGPDWVEPLVTYNLRSKCYKLLYKPTKPRAPVSYFQSLFTVV, from the coding sequence ATGTCGAAGAAAAGAATTGGGTCGAAACTGGTATCGAATAGGCATCGCTCTATTGTGGATTCTCTACCACACGACGTTGTAGCGCTCATCCTCGAGAAGCTTCCGGTGAAACCGCTCCTAAGACTCAGATCTGTATCCAAGTTATGGAAATCAACTATCGAGTCCCGACCTTTCATGGAAAGACAACTGATCAACCGTAGGCAATCACAGGGTCCCGATGTCCTTATGGTTCGTCTCAATTATTACCGTGATGATGGTCGGAATCCAGATTCTCGCAAAATTGTGTTGGGATCATCAACTCAAGTTTGTACAGCCACGTTCCCTGTTTCGGGCAGCATGTTCTGTTACGATAGTTGCGACGGTCTAGTCTGCGTCTACTGTATCTACAAACCGAGTGTCGTGGTGAATCCGTTGACTAGATGGCATCGGACTTTTCATCTTTCCTACTGCCAACAGCTTCACATCCAAAAGTATGAAAGAAAAGAGTTTGAGCTGCCGAGTCCTAAGCTTGGATTCGGTAAAGACACCGTGAAAGGCACGTTCAAGCCGGTTTGGTTATATAACTCATCGGAATTTGGCCTCGACAATGCCACCACTTGTGAAGTTTTCGATTTTAGCACCAATGCTTGGAGGTTCGTTGTCCCTACTTCTCCTTATCGGATAAACGCTCATCACAAACCCGTGTATTTAGATGGATCGCTTTATTGGTTCACTGAATGTAAAGAACCTGAGGTGTTATCTTTCAATCTTCACACGGAAACGTTTCAAGTCGTCTGTAAAGCTCCCTTTGCATATCGATGCGACCCTCTTCAGCTCACCATGTGCGTCCTCCATGACCGCTTGTGCGTATCTGAGAAAAAATGGCCCACACAAGTTATATGGTCATTTGATTCTTCCGGCAGCGGCAACAAGACATGGAAGAAACTGTGTTCAATAGATCTCACCTTAACGCTTTCTTGGTTTAAGAAACCCGCCTTGGCTCTGTCACCAATAGCTATTCTGGAGAAAAAAAGGTTACTGCTTCAAGGTCCCGATTGGGTGGAACCACTGGTGACATATAATCTCCGTAGCAAATGCTATAAATTACTCTacaaaccaaccaaacccaGAGCTCCTGTTTCTTATTTCCAAAGTTTATTCACTGTTGTataa